Proteins encoded by one window of Neptunomonas phycophila:
- a CDS encoding TIGR02449 family protein: MTDHYFNALEQKIDQLLQRCARLEYENRQLREAEQNVRHDKARLLQVNDQTRAQVEKMIQRLKSLEQNT; encoded by the coding sequence ATGACAGATCACTATTTTAACGCACTCGAACAAAAAATAGATCAACTACTGCAACGTTGCGCTCGTTTGGAATATGAAAACCGACAACTGCGTGAAGCCGAGCAAAACGTCCGCCATGATAAGGCTCGATTGCTTCAGGTGAACGATCAAACTCGCGCTCAGGTCGAGAAAATGATTCAGCGCCTCAAATCACTGGAGCAGAACACATGA
- a CDS encoding 5-formyltetrahydrofolate cyclo-ligase gives MDTRQQLRSKLRRQRRALTPLQQKEASRRLLNQLGKIPAIQRVKHIAVYIDSDGEIGTQPIIEWCHRHNKRVYLPVLHPLSHNRLWFTQYTPSTPMKRNKYGILEPRKPYHRMLSAKRIDLVLMPLVGFDTNGGRLGMGGGYYDRTFSYLKKPGINKPRLIGLAHELQKVDTLPIEPWDIPLSAVATDKALHTYSS, from the coding sequence ATGGATACACGCCAACAGTTGCGCTCCAAACTGCGCCGCCAACGCCGCGCACTTACTCCATTACAGCAAAAGGAAGCGAGCAGACGGCTTCTCAACCAGCTGGGTAAAATACCCGCAATTCAGCGCGTAAAACACATTGCGGTTTATATAGACTCAGATGGCGAAATAGGCACTCAACCCATCATTGAATGGTGTCACAGACACAATAAGCGAGTCTATCTGCCTGTCTTGCATCCCTTGAGTCATAACCGCCTGTGGTTTACGCAATACACACCAAGCACCCCAATGAAGCGCAATAAATATGGAATTTTAGAGCCTCGCAAGCCTTACCATCGCATGTTAAGCGCCAAGCGCATCGACCTCGTACTCATGCCACTGGTTGGCTTTGATACGAACGGAGGGCGACTGGGAATGGGAGGCGGCTACTACGATCGCACCTTTAGCTACCTAAAAAAACCGGGGATTAACAAGCCTCGCTTAATTGGTTTAGCTCATGAGCTTCAAAAGGTAGACACGCTACCCATCGAACCATGGGACATTCCCCTCAGTGCTGTTGCTACAGACAAGGCTTTACACACCTATTCATCATAA
- a CDS encoding glycine cleavage system protein R encodes MTSLVLTVIGPDKPGLVEQLSHAIVSHGGNWLESGLSRLGGKFAGIVLVDLPEAQVNSLQAALQALQSSGLKVSSEISDDQAREVSLKPITLDLIGHDKPGIVRDISQALAARQINVEHLDTQLVSGSMSAELLFKAEAQLLAPESLDVDELQAALESIASDLMVDISIN; translated from the coding sequence ATGACATCTCTCGTACTCACGGTCATCGGACCAGACAAACCGGGACTCGTCGAACAATTATCTCACGCGATTGTCTCTCATGGCGGTAACTGGCTTGAGTCTGGCCTTTCTCGCCTTGGCGGCAAGTTCGCCGGTATCGTACTCGTCGATTTACCAGAAGCACAAGTTAATTCGCTACAAGCCGCACTGCAAGCGCTTCAGTCCAGCGGGCTAAAAGTATCAAGCGAAATCAGTGACGACCAAGCCCGTGAGGTATCACTAAAGCCTATAACGCTCGACCTTATAGGCCACGACAAACCGGGAATCGTTCGGGATATATCTCAAGCACTTGCCGCGCGGCAAATTAATGTTGAGCACCTAGATACCCAATTAGTATCGGGTTCTATGTCGGCCGAGCTGCTATTTAAAGCAGAAGCACAGTTACTCGCACCCGAGTCTCTGGACGTAGACGAACTACAAGCAGCACTAGAATCTATCGCCAGCGACTTGATGGTAGATATCTCAATTAACTAA
- a CDS encoding AEC family transporter gives METVLSALWPIFALLVLGQLGRRYQFPGDAFWLPAEKLTYFVLFPVMLIDRLGSADMSGVPVFSIAVAIVVMLLAGSAVCYLLKPWLKLTAAGFTSFYQGGIRFNTYVALAAAAALFQGDAIAISAVIIGIMIPLINVLCILVFSLHTTATPSVKNVVINLSKNPLILSCLLGIFLNTSGLGVPSGFSSVAGLLGAMALPLGLLAVGAGLNLNTLRTGKTAIWVSSVVKLAVFPVIMWLTCWSLGFTAQMTALMLVFAAVPTASSGYILARQLGGDTELMAAIITGQTLLSFLFMPLVMWFVL, from the coding sequence ATGGAAACCGTGCTAAGTGCTTTATGGCCCATTTTTGCTTTATTAGTGTTAGGCCAGCTAGGTCGTCGATATCAGTTCCCAGGTGATGCCTTTTGGCTGCCGGCTGAAAAGCTTACCTATTTTGTATTATTCCCCGTGATGTTGATCGATCGATTGGGGTCGGCTGATATGAGTGGGGTTCCGGTTTTTTCGATCGCCGTCGCTATTGTTGTGATGCTGCTAGCCGGTTCGGCGGTATGTTATTTACTCAAACCTTGGTTAAAGTTAACCGCTGCCGGCTTTACCTCTTTCTATCAAGGCGGCATACGCTTTAATACTTATGTGGCCTTAGCTGCGGCCGCCGCGTTATTTCAAGGCGATGCTATAGCAATCTCTGCCGTTATTATCGGTATTATGATTCCGCTTATTAACGTACTGTGCATTCTGGTTTTTTCGTTACACACAACCGCTACGCCGAGCGTGAAAAATGTCGTTATCAATTTATCGAAAAACCCACTCATACTCAGCTGCCTACTGGGTATCTTTTTAAATACAAGCGGACTTGGCGTGCCCTCTGGATTTAGCTCTGTAGCGGGTTTGTTGGGTGCCATGGCTTTACCTTTGGGATTATTGGCCGTTGGCGCGGGCCTAAATTTAAATACCCTGCGTACTGGTAAAACGGCTATTTGGGTTTCATCTGTCGTAAAGCTAGCCGTATTCCCTGTCATTATGTGGTTAACGTGCTGGAGTTTAGGCTTTACGGCACAAATGACGGCTTTGATGTTGGTGTTTGCGGCAGTGCCAACGGCCTCGTCTGGGTATATTTTGGCTCGACAACTGGGAGGCGACACTGAGTTAATGGCGGCAATTATTACCGGGCAAACTCTCTTGTCATTTCTATTTATGCCGTTAGTGATGTGGTTTGTGCTTTAA
- a CDS encoding cell division protein ZapA, with protein sequence MSQGKSQKVSIRILDKEYVVGCPDGAEAELFASAEYLDTKMREIRDTGKLLGLDRIAVMAALNMSHELLQNKAQQSELIESRIQRLGSKIDQSLAKLEKGQPEDHSS encoded by the coding sequence ATGAGCCAAGGGAAAAGCCAAAAAGTATCAATTCGAATACTGGACAAGGAATATGTAGTCGGCTGCCCAGATGGCGCTGAGGCCGAATTATTTGCCTCGGCTGAATACCTTGATACAAAAATGCGCGAAATACGCGATACGGGTAAATTACTAGGACTAGATCGCATCGCCGTAATGGCCGCGCTCAATATGTCTCACGAACTGCTACAAAATAAAGCCCAGCAATCTGAGCTGATCGAATCCCGCATACAACGCCTTGGTAGTAAAATAGATCAATCCTTGGCCAAACTAGAAAAAGGTCAACCTGAAGATCATTCATCGTAA